The window CCCGCAGCGCTGTTCGTGTGGATGGTCGAGACCATGAGATGACCGGTGAGCGCGGCCTGAATGGCCACCTCGGCCGTTTCGAGATCGCGGATCTCGCCGACCATGACCACGTCCGGATCCTGGCGCAGGATCGAGTGCAGGCCCTTGGCGAAAGTATAGTCCTTGCTCTTGTCGATCTGCGACTGGCTGATGCCGGCGAGCTTGTATTCGACCGGGTCCTCGAGCGTGATGATCTTGGTCTCTTCGTCGTTCAGTTTGTTCAGGATGGCGTAGAGCGTCGTCGTCTTGCCGGAGCCGGTCGGACCGGTCGTGATGATCATGCCGTTCGGGCGTTCGACCTGTTCTTTCAGCTGTTCGTAGGCGCGGCCGCGGATGCCGAGTTCCTCGAACTTGAGTCCGAGGGACGAGGACTTCAGGAGGCGCATGACGATGGATTCGCCGTAGGCCGTCGGCAAGGTCGAGATGCGGACCTCGATCTTTTCGCCGTTGCCCATGAAAATGGTGAAGCGTCCGTCCTGCGGGACGCTCGTGATGTTCAGTTTCAGGCCGGAGAACAGTTTGAAACGGTTGACGATGCGCGGCCAGAGTTCTTTCTTCACCGACGCCACGTGGCTCAGCACGCCGTCGATGCGGAAGCGCACTTTGACGTCTTTCTCTTCGGCTTCGATGTGGATGTCGGACGATTCGCCCTTGAGCGCGCCCGCGACGATGAGCGCCACGAAATCGGTGATAGAAGTCTTCTGGCAGAGTTCGTTCAGGTCCGCGAGCGATCTCATCTGTTCGTCGAAGCGCTTGAGTTCGGCTTCGGTGATCTGCACGCCTTTCACGATCTCTTTCACTTCCGGCAGGGCGTCATAGAGTTTCTCCGCCTTGCCGAAGCTGTACTCCGAGATCATGTAGAGTTTGGTGTTGGCGTGCGTCCGCTCTTTGACCTGGTAGACGATCTCTTCGAGCGCCGCGGCTTTCGGATCGACTGCCCCGAGGCGGACCTCCGTGCCGGTGTTCAGGAAAGCGATGACCTTTTCTTTTTTGGCCTGCTCGCGCGGGATGAGCTGCAGCGCTTCGGGCGAGATCGGAAAACCGGCCAGCTCGATGTGATCGAAACCGGCCGCAGCCGCGCGGGTCTTGGTCTCAAGCTCTTTCTGCTTGATCTGCATCTCCCGCATCTTCTCGTCGAATTTTTCCTGAGTGGTCTTCTGGCCCGCTCCGAGTCCGGTCGGGCGTTTTTTACCCATCAGTTCTTCAAGCGAATTGCTTGCCATATACGGGAATTATATCATTTTTACGGCCAGATGCGCGAGCGGCTGCCAAAAACCGCCCCGGCGGGCGGCTTTTAGATGATGATGTCCGGTTCGTGGCAGCCTTATTTTCGGCGCTGTAATTTTTCAAACAACCGGATGACGATCGACCGGTGTTTGCCGCCACCGAGCTCTTTCCAGGCCAGGGTCCAGGCCGCGATCTGAAAAGTGGTCGCGAAGGAAACAGCGATCATGATGCCGAAGAGCAGGAAAGCGACGGTGAAGGCCGACATCAGGGTGACGAACAGATCCAAGCCGGCCACGGAGGCCAGGAAGAACAGGAAGAAGAGCGGCGTGGCGAGGAGTGCGCCGATGATGACGAAGATGGCGCTCACGCCCAGGTTGATGACCATGAGCATGAAAGCGATTTCCAGGCTCGCAAGCCAGTGTCGGCGGAAGGCTTTCCAGCCGGCTTCGAGGGCCTCGCGGAATTTCAGGTCCTGGATCACGGCCGCGTTCGAGGCATAGACCGCGACCACGGAGACAGTGGCGGCGAAGATCGTGAAGATGATGAACGAGGTCCAGTAGAAGAAGCCCGAGAAAACATGGTTATCAGCGATCAGGACGAACAGGTTGATGCCGGTGAGCACCGCCATGGCGCCGATGATGGTTTTGGCCAGCAGGTTGATGCCGGCGAGTCGCCAGAAACTGGCGACGCCGAAACCGGTACCTTGGCTGAAATCAGCGTCGCCGCCTTCGTTGATCCGCTCCACGCTGCCGATCACGGCGCCGAGCGAGGTTGCGGCCAGCCAGATCATGATCGCGGCCGCGAGGGCCATGGCCAAGAGCATCAGGGCGAGGGTGAGCGCCGGGTTGGGAGAGAAGGTCATCACGGCCTTGAACGTGCCGCCGCCCGGCAGCAGGAAGTAGGGCCACTGGAGCCAGCTCTGCGACGGCATGACGTTCGTCAGGTGATCATAGATGTTCGACAACATCTCGAACACGCCGCCGAAGCCGACGGTGGTGGCGAAGAAGCCGAAGAGCCAGAGATGTTTGTGCTCCCAGGCGATCTTCCAGGCTTGGGGTATGATGCGGCGGTAGAACGCGTTCAGGTCGGTTTTCTTGGTCATAGTTGCTGGTCGGTTCCGGACTGGTGATTAGGACGGAACTCTGTCGCTCCGCCGTCGATCTTGTTGTCAGGGTGCCGATGCTCAAGATCTGATTCGGTTTTCGGCCCGACCAGTTTTTCGAAGTCGTCTTTTTCGATCGTCTCTTTTTCGAGCAGCACGCCGACGATCTTGTCCAGGAGCGGCCGGTTGTTGACCAGGACCTCGCGCGCTTTGGCGATCGCCTCGTCGATGAGCCGGTCGATCTCCGCGTCGATCTTCTGGGCCGTGTGTTCGGAGTAGTCGCGCTCGTAGTGGATCTCCTTGCCGAGGAAGACCATCTCTTCGCTGCGGCCGAACGTGCGGGGTCCCAGCGCCGCGGACATGCCGTAGATCGTGATCATGCGCCGGGCCAGTTCCTTGGCCTGTCGGAGGTCGCTCGAAGCGCCGGTCGTCAGATTCTCCGCTCCGAAGATGCCGATCTCGGTCAGGTAGCCGCCGTACATCACCGCCAAGTCGTCGATGAATTCGGCTTTGCGATGCATGTGCTTGTCCTCGGAAGGCAGCTTCAGCGTGTAACCGGCGGCGGTGCCGCGCGAGATGATCGAGACCTTGTGCACCGGATCGGCGTTCGGCAGGAGGTGCGATACGAGAGCGTGGCCGGCCTCGTGATAGGCGGTCACTTTGCGTTCG is drawn from Patescibacteria group bacterium and contains these coding sequences:
- a CDS encoding GspE/PulE family protein: MASNSLEELMGKKRPTGLGAGQKTTQEKFDEKMREMQIKQKELETKTRAAAAGFDHIELAGFPISPEALQLIPREQAKKEKVIAFLNTGTEVRLGAVDPKAAALEEIVYQVKERTHANTKLYMISEYSFGKAEKLYDALPEVKEIVKGVQITEAELKRFDEQMRSLADLNELCQKTSITDFVALIVAGALKGESSDIHIEAEEKDVKVRFRIDGVLSHVASVKKELWPRIVNRFKLFSGLKLNITSVPQDGRFTIFMGNGEKIEVRISTLPTAYGESIVMRLLKSSSLGLKFEELGIRGRAYEQLKEQVERPNGMIITTGPTGSGKTTTLYAILNKLNDEETKIITLEDPVEYKLAGISQSQIDKSKDYTFAKGLHSILRQDPDVVMVGEIRDLETAEVAIQAALTGHLMVSTIHTNSAAGTIPRFLSMGVKPFLLAPALNAVIGQRLVRRICKDCKTKTQLAPELLERVVKILSEINPVSGYKLDLNKLQFYKGAGCANCHNLGLKGRMGIYEIFAMSKEIEKVILSGAVSEYQMQDIAMKEGMISMVQDGLLKALDGITTVEEVFSVAE